One Danio rerio strain Tuebingen ecotype United States chromosome 13, GRCz12tu, whole genome shotgun sequence DNA window includes the following coding sequences:
- the gpatch11 gene encoding G patch domain-containing protein 11 (The RefSeq protein has 1 substitution compared to this genomic sequence): MADDEDDYMSDAFLNQISDVRPGVPMVKRVKEAIKKEALHKEKDIQNRQKSFKEQEKESREAALQSSIGSQNKGFALLQKMGYKAGQGLGKEGAGRVEPVPLNIKTDRGGIGMEEVKKRKADEELQNYRRKVHMKQHLEKKSIEDFRVRKRTEREERQTQGDLRKSQRACEQLDNQKGITVPRDCWYWPEVEKNEESELLEEEIKTEESDEEEELTPLDKLQFLTSYLRGVHYYCIWCGTAYNDEEDLGTNCPGDTAADHDD; the protein is encoded by the exons ATggctgatgatgaagatgattacATGTCTGACGCTTTCCTCAACCAAAT CTCAGATGTTCGTCCTGGTGTCCCGATGGTCAAGCGTGTGAAGGAGGCTATAAAGAAAGAGgctttacataaagaaaaaaatattcaaaaccgGCAGAAGAGCTTCAAAGAGCAGGAGAAGGAGAGTCGAGAAGCTGCGCTGCAGAGCTCCATAGGCAGCCAAAATAAAGGCTTCGCTCTGCTGCAGAAGATGGGATATAAGGCAGGACAGGGCCTGGGCAAAGAGG GTGCTGGACGGGTCGAGCCGGTTCCTCTCAACATCAAAACAG ACAGAGGCGGGATTGGGATGGAAGAAGTCAAGAAGAGAAAAGCAGACGAGGAACTCCAGAACTACAGAAGAAAAGTCCACATGAAACAACATTTGGAGAAGAAATCAATAGAGGATTTCAG ggTGCGTAAGAGAACAGAAAGAGAAGAGCGTCAAACACAGGGTGACTTGAGGAAGAGCCAGCGCGCATGTGAACAGCTGGACAACCAAAAG GGGATCACAGTTCCCAGAGACTGCTGGTACTGGCCTGAAGTGGAGAAAAATGAAGAATCTGAGCTTCTGGAGGAGGAAATAAAAACTGAGGAGAGTGATGAAGAAGAGGAGCTGACT CCTTTAGATAAGCTGCAGTTTCTCACCTCATATCTGCGGGGAGTTCATTATTACTGCATCTGGTGCGGGACGGCATATAACG ATGAAGAGGATTTGGGTACGAATTGTCCTGGAGACACGGCAGCGGATCATGATgattaa